The following are encoded together in the Streptomyces tsukubensis genome:
- the pruA gene encoding L-glutamate gamma-semialdehyde dehydrogenase produces MDAVTQVPAPVNEPVHGYAPGSPERARLEAKLKELADNPIELPMTIGGVKRLGGGEEFKVVQPHNHKSVIGTGRGATTQDAQDAVDAALAAAPAWRAMSFDDRAAIILRAADLLSGPWRETVAASAMLGQGKTAQQAEIDVPCELVDFWRFNVHYARQILAEQPPANSRGVWNRMDHRPLEGFVYAITPFNFSAIALNLPTAPALMGNVVVWKPSPTQTHAAVLLMKVLEEAGLPKGVINLVTGDGIAVSEVALAHRDLAGIHFTGSTKTFQHLWKTVGANIENYRTYPRLVGETGGKDFVVAHPSADRGVLKTALTRGSFEYQGQKCSATSRAYIPASIWNDGFKEEFAAEVDGIAMGDVTDLSNFIGAVIDDRAFAKNKAAIDRAKSDATCTIVAGGSYDDSVGYFVRPTVIECTDPENEVFTTEYFGPVLSVYVYEDDNYDAMLDQMESVSDYALTGSVIAGDRQAAVHTMEKLRYAAGNFYINDKSTGAVVGQQPFGGGRASGTNDKAGAPQNLQRWTLTRAIKDSLLSPTEYGYPHMG; encoded by the coding sequence ATGGACGCCGTAACCCAGGTTCCCGCGCCGGTCAACGAGCCGGTCCACGGCTACGCCCCCGGCTCCCCCGAGCGCGCCCGTCTGGAGGCCAAGCTCAAGGAGCTGGCGGACAACCCGATCGAACTCCCCATGACCATCGGCGGCGTGAAGCGCCTCGGTGGCGGCGAGGAGTTCAAGGTCGTGCAGCCGCACAACCACAAGTCGGTCATCGGCACCGGTCGCGGCGCCACGACCCAGGATGCGCAGGACGCCGTCGACGCCGCGCTCGCCGCCGCCCCCGCGTGGCGCGCCATGTCCTTCGACGACCGCGCCGCGATCATCCTGCGCGCCGCCGACCTGCTCTCCGGCCCGTGGCGCGAGACGGTCGCCGCCTCGGCCATGCTCGGCCAGGGCAAGACCGCCCAGCAGGCCGAGATCGACGTGCCCTGCGAGCTGGTCGACTTCTGGCGTTTCAACGTGCACTACGCGCGCCAGATCCTCGCCGAGCAGCCCCCGGCCAACTCGCGCGGCGTGTGGAACCGGATGGACCACCGCCCCCTCGAAGGCTTCGTCTACGCGATCACGCCCTTCAACTTCTCCGCCATCGCGCTGAACCTGCCGACCGCCCCCGCCCTCATGGGCAACGTGGTCGTCTGGAAGCCGTCGCCCACCCAGACCCACGCGGCCGTGCTGCTCATGAAGGTCCTGGAGGAGGCCGGTCTGCCCAAGGGCGTCATCAACCTGGTGACCGGTGACGGCATCGCCGTCTCCGAGGTGGCCCTCGCCCACCGTGACCTGGCCGGTATTCACTTCACCGGCTCGACCAAGACCTTCCAGCACCTGTGGAAGACGGTCGGCGCCAACATCGAGAACTACCGCACCTACCCGCGGCTCGTCGGCGAGACCGGCGGCAAGGACTTCGTCGTCGCGCACCCCAGCGCCGACCGCGGCGTACTGAAGACCGCGCTCACGCGTGGCTCCTTCGAGTACCAGGGACAGAAGTGTTCCGCCACGTCGCGCGCCTACATCCCCGCGTCGATCTGGAACGACGGCTTCAAGGAGGAGTTCGCGGCAGAGGTCGACGGCATCGCCATGGGCGACGTCACCGACCTGTCGAACTTCATCGGCGCCGTCATCGACGACCGCGCCTTCGCCAAGAACAAGGCCGCGATCGACCGGGCCAAGTCCGACGCGACGTGCACCATCGTCGCGGGCGGCAGCTACGACGACTCGGTCGGCTACTTCGTGCGCCCGACCGTCATCGAGTGCACCGACCCGGAGAACGAGGTCTTCACGACCGAGTACTTCGGCCCCGTGCTCTCCGTGTACGTCTACGAGGACGACAACTACGACGCCATGCTCGACCAGATGGAGTCCGTCTCCGACTACGCGCTGACCGGCTCGGTCATCGCGGGCGACCGGCAGGCCGCCGTTCACACGATGGAGAAGCTGCGGTACGCCGCGGGCAACTTCTACATCAACGACAAGTCGACCGGCGCCGTCGTCGGCCAGCAGCCCTTCGGTGGCGGCCGCGCCTCCGGCACCAACGACAAGGCCGGTGCCCCGCAGAACCTCCAGCGGTGGACGCTGACGCGCGCCATCAAGGACTCGCTGCTCTCGCCGACCGAGTACGGATACCCGCACATGGGCTGA
- a CDS encoding PucR family transcriptional regulator → MKGDYQELIDEISALLGAPATLEDREFGLIAFGAHDSGGSVDEAALDPVRTRSILTRTSSNAVRAWFEGFGITHATGPLRIPAAPDAGVLRGRICLPVRRRGVVHGYVWLLDGEPGPTDAQLAAAMQVADRIGLLMADEATAEDDVTREFRRVILSDSGWERDTALTALRTALGASADELYTVVCVTPWASDGPPSPRRVPGTAAGCVLATAGGGRMLALLVRVRTAAGAPASVLTAVGSLAAGSAAGAGAPRRGPAEVPALWQEAAAAARAAAAEPQLGPVAQWSAIGPYRLLTALPPGAAHDPVLRDLLAPAHAELARTVEVFLDHAGQAGRTAAALGIHRQTLYYRLSRVEQLTGLDLGDGEHRLLLHMAVKASRL, encoded by the coding sequence GTGAAGGGCGACTACCAGGAACTGATCGATGAGATCTCCGCGCTGCTCGGGGCGCCCGCGACCCTGGAGGACAGGGAATTCGGGCTGATCGCCTTCGGAGCCCATGACAGCGGCGGCAGTGTGGACGAGGCGGCGCTCGATCCCGTGCGCACCCGGTCGATCCTGACGCGTACGTCGTCCAACGCGGTACGGGCCTGGTTCGAGGGGTTCGGCATCACCCATGCCACCGGCCCCCTCAGAATCCCGGCCGCGCCCGACGCGGGGGTGCTGCGTGGCCGGATCTGCCTTCCTGTACGAAGGCGCGGCGTGGTTCATGGGTATGTGTGGCTGCTCGACGGGGAACCGGGTCCCACGGACGCGCAGCTGGCGGCGGCCATGCAGGTGGCTGACCGTATCGGCCTGCTGATGGCCGACGAGGCCACGGCGGAGGACGACGTGACCCGGGAGTTCAGGCGGGTGATCCTCAGCGACTCCGGCTGGGAGCGCGACACGGCGCTGACCGCGCTGCGCACGGCGCTCGGCGCGAGCGCCGACGAGCTGTACACGGTGGTGTGCGTGACGCCGTGGGCCTCGGACGGCCCGCCGTCCCCGCGCAGGGTGCCCGGCACGGCCGCCGGCTGCGTACTGGCCACGGCGGGCGGCGGGCGGATGCTGGCGCTGCTGGTCCGGGTACGGACGGCGGCGGGGGCCCCGGCGTCGGTGCTGACGGCGGTGGGCAGTCTCGCCGCGGGGTCGGCGGCCGGGGCGGGCGCGCCGCGCAGGGGGCCCGCCGAGGTCCCCGCGCTCTGGCAGGAGGCGGCGGCCGCTGCGCGAGCGGCAGCGGCGGAGCCGCAGCTCGGTCCGGTCGCGCAGTGGTCGGCGATCGGCCCCTACCGGCTGCTGACGGCGCTGCCGCCCGGCGCCGCGCACGACCCCGTCCTGCGTGACCTGCTCGCTCCGGCCCACGCGGAGCTGGCCCGCACGGTGGAGGTGTTCCTCGACCACGCGGGCCAGGCGGGCCGCACGGCGGCGGCGCTCGGTATCCACCGCCAGACCCTCTACTACCGGCTGTCCCGGGTGGAACAGCTCACCGGTCTCGACCTGGGCGACGGCGAGCACAGGCTGCTGCTGCACATGGCGGTGAAGGCGTCACGGTTGTGA
- a CDS encoding proline dehydrogenase family protein gives MLGPVILAASRSDRLRRIVSAAPVTKQVVTRFIAGEGVATTVPAVRRMAEHGLDVTLDVLGEDITDPTEALRARDAYLELIEALGPLGLGPRAEMSVKLSSFGQALPGGHDLALANVTPVVEAATAIGTTVTLDMEDHTTVDSTLAIGRTLREKFPQTGAVVQSYLFRTEDDCRALAEEGARVRLVKGAYKEPASVAYQDKAEVDKAYVRCLRILMDGSGYPMVGSHDPRLITIAQELARHAGRKLEEYEFQMLYGIRDTEQVRLAAEGHRMRVYTAYGTDWYGYFMRRLAERPANLAFFLRSMVTRG, from the coding sequence GTGCTGGGTCCCGTGATCCTCGCCGCGTCGCGCAGTGACCGGCTGCGCCGCATCGTGTCGGCCGCGCCCGTCACCAAGCAGGTCGTGACACGTTTCATCGCCGGTGAAGGCGTCGCCACGACAGTCCCCGCCGTCCGGCGGATGGCCGAGCACGGACTCGACGTCACACTCGACGTACTCGGCGAGGACATCACCGATCCCACCGAGGCGCTGCGCGCCCGCGATGCCTACCTCGAACTCATCGAAGCCCTCGGCCCACTGGGACTCGGGCCCAGGGCCGAGATGTCGGTGAAGCTCAGCTCCTTCGGACAGGCCCTCCCCGGCGGCCACGACCTGGCCCTGGCCAACGTCACCCCCGTCGTCGAGGCCGCCACCGCGATCGGCACCACGGTCACCCTCGACATGGAGGACCACACCACCGTCGACTCGACGCTGGCGATCGGCAGGACCCTGCGCGAGAAGTTCCCCCAGACCGGCGCCGTCGTCCAGTCCTACCTCTTCCGCACCGAGGACGACTGCCGCGCGCTCGCCGAGGAAGGCGCCCGCGTACGCCTCGTGAAGGGCGCCTACAAGGAGCCCGCCTCCGTCGCCTACCAGGACAAGGCGGAGGTCGACAAGGCGTACGTGCGCTGCCTGCGCATCCTCATGGACGGCAGCGGCTACCCCATGGTCGGCTCCCACGACCCGCGCCTCATCACCATCGCGCAGGAACTCGCCAGGCACGCCGGGCGCAAACTGGAGGAGTACGAGTTCCAGATGCTGTACGGCATCAGGGACACCGAACAGGTGCGCCTGGCAGCCGAGGGGCACCGGATGCGCGTATACACGGCATATGGCACCGACTGGTACGGCTACTTCATGCGCCGGCTCGCGGAGCGTCCCGCCAACCTCGCTTTCTTCCTGCGCAGCATGGTCACGCGAGGCTGA
- a CDS encoding GNAT family N-acetyltransferase, whose amino-acid sequence MTQQRTVHTADLTAGELSRIRVLLEAAFKGDFDDSDWEHGLGGQHVLIDHGGGLVAHGSVVQRRVLHHGRSLRAGYIEAVAVRADARRRGLGSRVMRELERLVDGAYDLGALAASDEGAPLYAARDWWRWPGTLGTLGPSGPVPLPEEEGAVWVRSAPHALDSSDGLLFDWRDGDVL is encoded by the coding sequence GTGACCCAGCAGCGCACCGTCCACACCGCAGATCTGACCGCAGGCGAACTCAGCCGCATCCGGGTTCTCCTCGAAGCCGCTTTCAAAGGCGACTTCGACGACTCCGACTGGGAGCACGGCCTCGGCGGTCAGCATGTCCTGATCGACCACGGCGGCGGCCTCGTCGCCCATGGCAGCGTGGTGCAACGGCGCGTACTGCACCACGGACGTTCACTCCGCGCCGGATACATCGAAGCCGTCGCCGTCCGTGCCGACGCACGCCGTCGCGGTCTCGGATCCCGCGTCATGCGAGAGCTGGAACGGCTCGTGGACGGCGCCTACGACCTGGGGGCCCTCGCCGCCTCCGACGAGGGCGCGCCGTTGTACGCGGCGCGCGACTGGTGGCGCTGGCCGGGAACGCTCGGCACCCTGGGCCCTTCCGGCCCCGTCCCGTTGCCTGAGGAAGAGGGCGCGGTGTGGGTCAGGTCGGCGCCCCATGCCCTCGACTCCTCGGACGGCCTTCTTTTCGACTGGCGCGACGGGGATGTGCTGTAG
- a CDS encoding purple acid phosphatase family protein — protein sequence MDTPRVGIPDQLAARMTMPEQHEYLRAKFSRRGALRTGTVAAGAVAGAGLLGGSASATPLPQAPAFLKTASAASHVDGSLVAPFGRHLAFGADPRTEMTVSWQVPLAVKRPFLRVGTKPWDLSRKIEAEVRHLHTPALTSKLPAVDQYYLHASMERLRPDTTYYYGVGHQGFDPADSRNYGTVGTFRTAPARPENFTFTAFGDQGVSYHALANDQLILGQDPRFHLHAGDICYADSSGSGSASDTYDARVWDQFLSQTESVAARVPWMVTTGNHDMEAWYSPNGYGGQNARWTLPGGGLDETKSPGVYSFVYGNVGVVALDANDVSYEIKANLDYTGGAQTRWLDRKLRELRRRADIDFVVVFFHHCAYSTTNAHASEGGVRDAWVPLFDRHKVDLVINGHNHVYERTDALRGGAVARRVPSGESVSSQRDGIVYVTAGGAGKALYDFPAPDSYEGHEHHVDSVDTYHTQKDGKKTETVEWSRVRYTGFSFLAVEVTTGRRPELKVTALAESGERVDHFTIKH from the coding sequence ATGGACACTCCCCGAGTCGGGATCCCCGACCAGCTCGCCGCCCGTATGACCATGCCGGAACAGCACGAGTACCTGCGGGCCAAATTCAGCCGACGCGGCGCCCTGCGCACCGGCACCGTCGCCGCCGGTGCGGTGGCGGGCGCGGGGCTGCTGGGCGGCAGCGCTTCGGCGACGCCGCTCCCCCAGGCTCCCGCCTTCCTGAAGACCGCGTCGGCGGCGAGTCACGTGGACGGGTCCCTGGTCGCGCCCTTCGGCCGGCATCTCGCCTTCGGCGCCGACCCCAGAACCGAGATGACGGTGAGCTGGCAGGTGCCGCTCGCCGTCAAGCGCCCCTTCCTGCGCGTGGGCACCAAGCCGTGGGACCTCAGCCGCAAGATCGAGGCCGAGGTGCGCCACCTCCACACCCCCGCGCTGACCTCGAAGCTGCCCGCGGTCGACCAGTACTACCTGCACGCCTCCATGGAGCGGCTGCGCCCCGACACCACGTACTACTACGGCGTCGGCCACCAGGGTTTCGACCCGGCCGACAGCCGCAACTACGGCACCGTCGGCACCTTCCGTACCGCCCCCGCACGTCCGGAGAACTTCACCTTCACCGCCTTCGGCGACCAGGGCGTCTCGTACCACGCCCTCGCCAACGACCAGTTGATCCTTGGCCAGGACCCGAGGTTCCACCTGCACGCGGGCGACATCTGCTACGCGGACAGCAGCGGTTCGGGGTCGGCCTCCGACACCTACGACGCGCGGGTGTGGGACCAGTTCCTGTCCCAGACGGAGTCGGTCGCTGCGCGTGTGCCGTGGATGGTGACGACGGGCAATCACGACATGGAGGCCTGGTACTCCCCCAACGGCTACGGCGGCCAGAACGCCCGCTGGACACTGCCGGGCGGCGGCCTCGACGAAACGAAGTCGCCGGGCGTCTACTCCTTCGTCTACGGGAACGTCGGCGTGGTCGCGCTGGACGCCAACGACGTCTCGTACGAGATCAAGGCCAACCTCGACTACACGGGCGGCGCCCAGACCCGTTGGCTCGACCGGAAACTGCGCGAGCTGCGACGCCGCGCCGACATCGACTTCGTCGTGGTCTTCTTCCACCACTGCGCCTACTCGACAACCAACGCGCACGCGTCCGAGGGCGGCGTCCGTGACGCGTGGGTGCCGCTGTTCGACCGGCACAAGGTGGACCTGGTCATCAACGGCCACAACCACGTGTACGAGCGGACCGACGCGCTCCGCGGCGGCGCCGTCGCACGGCGGGTACCGAGCGGCGAGTCCGTCAGCTCGCAGCGCGACGGCATCGTCTACGTGACGGCGGGCGGGGCGGGCAAGGCGCTCTACGACTTCCCCGCGCCCGACAGCTACGAGGGCCACGAGCACCACGTGGACAGCGTGGACACCTATCACACGCAGAAGGACGGCAAGAAGACCGAGACCGTGGAGTGGTCCCGGGTGCGCTACACCGGATTCTCGTTCCTCGCAGTCGAGGTGACGACGGGGCGGCGTCCTGAGCTGAAGGTGACGGCGCTCGCCGAGAGCGGCGAACGCGTCGACCACTTCACCATCAAGCACTGA
- a CDS encoding DUF6002 family protein — protein sequence MQVTTQVPMDEVELTNAIERYYSRIGPTLQLLLGEDAGRSPEFNPGPELPGMTSGIREFFSASGLHHASMGEYGGKRLALLNLALNPGTRTTKTFASLLTVARAVRFIQETGERVMILTPSSANKATAMRDAVLRALRLDLVTPEQLSVSVVIPQGSTSKLWDSELHRDPELQARNPVAVYPGTDPAGVKALARHVVDAYGSALKDAAGVNLWYTLDLNNYMAADVVRAFVESELFPPVAPRLHVHAVSSAYGLLGHAQGRALLDESTREHTPRPRYFLVQHLGAPDMVLSLYHGGTSRDLVPAYRYDDMTGLFEQRTDPRFPYLTADTSETLDTTFYTRNPPTSARMNELIHSHGGGGIVVSLHECLSRYAQVRALLRKARLELPADPRELREWSLVMAMTGLLNAVDRGLIDEEDVLVHGSGCYSVHDYSVLPHTALHLVENGDMLKDVVFKAAQA from the coding sequence GTGCAGGTAACAACGCAGGTACCCATGGACGAGGTCGAACTCACCAACGCGATCGAGCGCTACTACTCACGCATCGGCCCCACGTTGCAGTTGCTCCTCGGTGAAGACGCCGGTCGCTCGCCGGAGTTCAACCCGGGCCCCGAGCTCCCCGGGATGACGTCGGGAATCCGCGAGTTCTTCTCCGCGTCCGGTCTGCACCACGCCTCCATGGGCGAATACGGGGGCAAGCGCCTCGCCCTGCTGAATCTGGCACTCAACCCCGGCACCCGCACTACGAAGACCTTCGCTTCCCTGCTGACGGTCGCCCGCGCGGTCCGCTTCATCCAGGAGACCGGCGAGCGCGTCATGATCCTTACGCCTTCGTCGGCCAACAAGGCCACCGCCATGCGTGACGCGGTGCTGCGGGCCCTTCGCCTGGACCTCGTCACCCCGGAGCAGTTGAGCGTCTCCGTCGTCATACCGCAGGGCTCGACGTCCAAGCTCTGGGACTCCGAACTCCACCGCGACCCCGAACTTCAGGCCCGCAACCCCGTGGCGGTGTACCCCGGGACGGACCCAGCTGGTGTGAAGGCCCTGGCCCGCCACGTCGTGGACGCGTACGGGAGCGCCCTGAAGGACGCGGCGGGCGTCAACCTCTGGTACACACTCGACCTGAACAACTACATGGCTGCGGATGTCGTCCGTGCATTCGTGGAATCCGAACTCTTCCCGCCCGTCGCACCGAGGCTGCACGTCCATGCGGTGTCCAGCGCGTACGGTCTGCTCGGCCACGCGCAGGGCCGTGCCCTGCTCGACGAGTCAACCCGCGAGCACACGCCGCGACCTCGATACTTCCTGGTGCAGCACTTGGGCGCGCCTGACATGGTGCTGAGCCTCTACCACGGTGGCACGAGCCGGGACCTGGTGCCCGCGTACCGCTACGACGACATGACCGGTCTGTTCGAGCAGCGGACCGACCCCCGGTTCCCGTACCTGACCGCCGACACGAGCGAGACTCTGGACACTACTTTCTACACCCGCAACCCGCCCACCTCCGCGCGGATGAACGAGTTGATCCACTCGCACGGCGGTGGTGGCATCGTGGTCTCGCTGCACGAGTGCCTTTCCCGTTACGCGCAGGTCAGGGCCCTGTTGCGCAAGGCCAGGTTGGAACTTCCCGCTGACCCGCGGGAGCTACGGGAATGGTCGCTGGTCATGGCGATGACCGGGCTCCTCAACGCCGTCGACCGGGGCCTGATCGACGAGGAGGACGTCCTCGTGCACGGTTCGGGCTGCTACAGCGTGCATGACTACTCAGTTCTGCCGCACACGGCTCTGCACCTGGTGGAGAACGGCGACATGCTCAAGGACGTGGTGTTCAAGGCCGCTCAGGCATGA
- a CDS encoding MFS transporter, whose product MTSSTPGAASQVEEPGTEPLRRIRDFRLFWLSRVLSGLGSAVTYVAMPILVYKETGSPLLVSLVAAGEAMPYVFFGLLAGALADRMDRRRLMVTSDIANGLCLASIPLASALHCLTAVHIVAAAFLSSTLYIFFDAAGYGVVPTVVGRDRLPQANSAIWGAETAVRIVGTAMAGLLIAAMRPTGVLALDAVTFLASALLIRALTRAAPEPEVRADSRPRLVESIKEGLHFLWNQPELRLMTISGCLQSFAGGAFIGQLVIFADRGLGIREPDPRVGLLFTAWSVGGVLGAVALPRLLKRIGALQIMRVALPASMILGLLTALTSDWRLALPAIAAWGTAYLMVIVNTVTYAQTVTPASLQSRVNTTRRMLSSGVGAPAGAMTAGLMTASFNVRAGLLLAVAAIAVAAVAAWCLRPSSAAVGAQG is encoded by the coding sequence ATGACATCATCAACACCGGGTGCAGCAAGTCAAGTCGAGGAACCGGGCACCGAACCGCTGCGCCGGATCCGCGACTTCCGCCTGTTCTGGCTCTCCCGGGTCCTGTCCGGTCTGGGATCAGCAGTCACCTACGTGGCTATGCCGATCCTGGTCTACAAGGAAACGGGATCGCCACTGCTGGTCTCCCTGGTCGCCGCGGGGGAGGCGATGCCTTACGTCTTCTTCGGGCTGCTGGCCGGAGCGCTCGCCGACCGCATGGACCGACGGCGCCTCATGGTGACCTCCGACATCGCCAACGGTCTGTGCCTGGCGAGCATCCCCCTGGCTTCGGCACTTCACTGTCTGACCGCCGTGCACATCGTGGCCGCAGCCTTCTTGTCCTCGACCCTCTACATCTTCTTCGACGCGGCCGGGTACGGGGTAGTGCCGACGGTGGTGGGGAGGGACCGGCTGCCGCAGGCCAACAGCGCCATCTGGGGGGCGGAGACGGCGGTGCGGATCGTCGGTACGGCGATGGCCGGCCTCCTCATCGCCGCTATGCGTCCCACCGGGGTGCTGGCGCTGGATGCCGTCACGTTCCTCGCCTCGGCTCTCCTCATCCGCGCGCTCACGAGGGCAGCGCCTGAGCCGGAGGTCCGGGCCGACTCCCGACCCCGCCTGGTCGAGTCGATCAAGGAGGGGCTTCACTTCCTCTGGAACCAGCCCGAGTTGAGGCTCATGACGATCTCGGGATGTCTACAGTCCTTCGCCGGCGGCGCCTTCATCGGCCAGCTCGTGATCTTCGCGGACCGAGGCCTGGGAATCAGGGAGCCCGATCCACGTGTGGGCCTGTTGTTCACCGCCTGGAGCGTCGGTGGGGTCCTGGGGGCCGTGGCCCTCCCGCGCCTCCTCAAGAGGATCGGCGCCCTCCAGATCATGCGGGTCGCACTGCCCGCCAGCATGATCCTTGGCCTGCTCACCGCACTTACATCCGACTGGCGCCTGGCGCTCCCCGCCATCGCGGCATGGGGTACGGCGTACCTGATGGTTATCGTCAACACGGTGACGTACGCCCAGACTGTGACCCCCGCGTCCCTACAGAGCAGGGTCAACACCACGCGCCGCATGCTTTCCTCGGGGGTGGGCGCCCCGGCAGGCGCGATGACGGCGGGACTGATGACTGCGTCGTTCAACGTCCGTGCCGGGCTCCTGCTGGCGGTGGCGGCCATCGCCGTCGCCGCCGTTGCGGCCTGGTGCTTGCGCCCTTCGTCGGCGGCGGTCGGCGCGCAGGGCTGA
- a CDS encoding acyl-CoA dehydrogenase encodes MTSLLLSRRDLSFLLHEWLHVEELTKRPRYAEHDRETFDAALELSETIATRHFAPHNKKNDAREPTFDGERVHIIPEVSEALKVFAESGLTGAGMDEAVGGMQLPRVVTDACFAWFQAANAGTSAYPFLTVGNANLLLAHGSAEQIDRYVRPMVDGRYFGTMCLSEPQAGSSLADVRTRAERAEDGTYRLFGNKMWISGGDHELSENIVHLVLARIPGGPPGVKGLSLFVVPKYLVGDDGARGERNDVVLAGLNHKMGFRGTTNTLLNFGEGTHRPSGAPGAVGHLVGEEHRGLAYMFHMMNEARIGVGLGATALGYTGYLHALDYARTRPQGRPLTDRDPVAPQVPIIEHADVRRMLLAQKSYVEGALALTLYCGRLVDEQRTAPEDEARKRAGLLLDILTPIAKSWPSQWCLEANSLAIQVHGGYGYTREYDVEQFYRDNRLNPIHEGTHGIHGLDLLGRKAVIDGGAALRLLLGEAAATADRAGAGGGVLAEYGAALNAATRRVAEVTARLWSTGDPGTALANASVYLEAVGHVVVAWMWLEQLLAADGATGDFYEGKRAAGQYFFRHELPSVHPKFDLLESLDRTAADMDPAQF; translated from the coding sequence ATGACCTCTCTGCTGCTGTCCCGCCGTGATCTCTCCTTCCTGCTGCACGAATGGCTCCACGTCGAGGAGCTCACCAAGCGGCCCCGGTACGCGGAGCACGACCGCGAGACCTTCGACGCGGCGCTGGAGCTGAGCGAGACCATCGCCACCCGGCACTTCGCCCCGCACAACAAGAAGAACGACGCGCGGGAGCCGACCTTCGACGGGGAGCGGGTGCACATCATCCCCGAGGTCTCCGAGGCCCTGAAGGTCTTCGCGGAATCGGGCCTGACGGGCGCGGGGATGGACGAGGCGGTGGGGGGCATGCAGTTGCCGCGTGTCGTCACCGACGCGTGCTTCGCCTGGTTCCAGGCGGCCAACGCGGGGACCTCGGCGTATCCCTTCCTCACCGTCGGCAACGCCAACCTGCTTCTCGCGCACGGCAGCGCCGAGCAGATCGATCGCTACGTGCGGCCCATGGTGGACGGCCGCTACTTCGGCACGATGTGTCTCTCCGAGCCGCAGGCCGGCTCGTCGCTCGCCGACGTACGGACCCGCGCCGAACGCGCGGAGGACGGCACCTACCGGCTCTTCGGCAACAAGATGTGGATCTCGGGCGGTGACCACGAACTCTCCGAGAACATCGTCCACCTCGTCCTCGCCCGCATCCCCGGCGGCCCTCCGGGCGTCAAGGGTCTCTCGCTCTTCGTGGTGCCCAAGTACCTGGTCGGGGACGACGGCGCACGCGGCGAACGCAACGACGTGGTCCTCGCTGGGCTGAACCACAAGATGGGCTTCCGCGGCACCACCAACACCCTCCTCAACTTCGGCGAGGGAACGCACCGCCCGTCCGGCGCCCCCGGAGCCGTCGGCCACCTCGTGGGGGAGGAGCACCGGGGCCTGGCCTACATGTTCCACATGATGAACGAGGCCAGGATCGGCGTCGGTCTCGGCGCCACCGCCCTCGGCTACACGGGGTACCTGCACGCCCTCGACTACGCCCGCACCCGCCCCCAGGGCCGTCCGCTCACCGACAGGGACCCGGTGGCCCCCCAGGTGCCGATCATCGAGCACGCCGACGTACGCCGGATGCTCCTGGCCCAGAAGTCGTATGTGGAGGGCGCGCTCGCCCTCACGCTCTACTGCGGACGGCTGGTGGACGAACAGCGCACAGCCCCGGAGGATGAGGCGCGGAAGCGGGCGGGGCTGCTGCTCGACATCCTCACGCCCATCGCCAAGAGCTGGCCCTCACAGTGGTGCCTTGAGGCCAACAGCCTCGCCATTCAGGTGCACGGCGGATATGGGTACACGCGCGAGTACGACGTCGAACAGTTCTACCGCGACAACCGTCTGAACCCCATTCACGAGGGCACCCACGGCATCCACGGTCTCGACCTGCTCGGCCGCAAGGCGGTGATCGACGGCGGCGCCGCGCTACGGCTGCTGCTCGGCGAGGCCGCCGCCACCGCCGACCGCGCGGGCGCCGGGGGAGGCGTCCTCGCGGAGTACGGCGCGGCGCTGAACGCCGCGACGCGGCGGGTCGCCGAGGTCACGGCGCGGCTCTGGTCGACCGGGGACCCCGGCACGGCGCTCGCCAACGCCTCGGTCTACCTGGAGGCCGTCGGGCATGTCGTCGTGGCCTGGATGTGGCTGGAGCAGCTCCTCGCGGCGGATGGCGCCACCGGTGACTTCTACGAGGGCAAGCGCGCGGCGGGACAGTACTTCTTCCGTCACGAGCTGCCGTCCGTCCACCCGAAGTTCGACCTTCTGGAGAGCCTGGACAGGACGGCCGCGGACATGGACCCCGCTCAGTTCTGA